The following DNA comes from Anastrepha obliqua isolate idAnaObli1 chromosome 1, idAnaObli1_1.0, whole genome shotgun sequence.
ggatctgtccccttaaatagTTTAATGTAATACTAAAttttctgttgaaaataaatttgagtaAGCCAGAGATCAAACCAAATAGCAAAGGTTTacctcaaataaaaataaaaagcattatAATTATCATTATCACTCATATTCGCACTAGACCAGCAAAAACGTTTTGCACGTTAGAAGGTTACgacaaaagaaaatagaaaaggaCGATCAGTAGACATACAGGGCGAACTATAttaagtgttaccaacttcacactgcttgtatctgtaaaacagctcatgacatcaacgtcaaaattgttctaatgacagttcaatatattgtttataagccatcaaaagcatttgcgtctcagctttgttgattttttttctgtgatggaattcaagcgtaatagtgtgattgcgttatatttggctggaaaatcacaaccagccattgttcgtgagctcagtcacctcaaagtgaataaaatgtttgtgtatagCACTACGATACTGGTAACATTGCAAAAcgtaacaacgccagaaatggttcggaaagtgaaggctcgacttgaacgaaatccacgtcaaagtggaagaaaaatggccaaagaactgaaaatatcgcaagacagcattcggcgcatattgaaaaatgagctcaaggtcaaggcttacaagctccaaaaagcacacgatctttcaccccagcaaaaaaaagttcggtgcgagagagcaaaggagttgttgcggtTGCACGAACGaagcgaatttcctaacattgtgttttctgatgaaaaaaattttcctaattgAGCAGTTcacaaacactcaaaacgatcgtgtttacttgaccgaacgctcacaCGAGAATTTAAGcgtacgtatggccactcgaagcaattttccatcgcaagtaatagtttgggccgcaatgaccgctgatggatgctctccaatcgtttttatcgagcctggtgtcaaagtgactgctggcgtatgccgatgatattgacatcatcggccttaacaaccgcgctgttagttctgcctcctccaaactggataacgaggcaaagcgaatgggtctggtggtgatcgaggacaaaacgaaatacctcctgtcttcaaacaaacagtcggcgcactcgcgtataggcacccacgtcactgtcgACAGTtacaatttcgaggttgtaaaagacttcgtttatttaggaccagcattaacaccgataacaatgtcagccttgaaatccaacgtagaatctctctagtcaacaagtgctactttagactaagtaggcaaatgagtagtaaagtcctctctcgacgaacaaaactaacactctacaagactctcatcatgcccgtcctaacgtatggcgcagaagcgtggacgatgacaacatccgatgaagcgacgcttggagtgttcgagagaaagattctgcgtaagatttttggacctttgcacgttggcaacggcgaatatcgtagacgatggaacgatgagctgtatgagctttacgacgacatagacatagcgcagcgaatatagatccagcggctacgttggctgggtcatgtcgtccgaatggatactagctctccggcactgaaagtattcgatgcgggaccagctggtggtagcagaggaaaaggaaggccttctgcattggaaagatcaggtggagaaggacttggcttcacttggtgtgtccaattggcgccggttagcacgagaaagaaacgactggcgcgctttgttaaactcggccaaaatcgcgtaagcggttatcgcgccaattaagaagaagacggtgtcaaagtgaatgcgacttataatcgggaaaatgttttagaagctgctttagagccgtggacacgcaaacatttcggtcgtagaccatggacgttccaacaggattcgcaccgtctcataaagctcgcgtgaaccaagaatggttataAAATCATGTTccgcacttcatttcgtccacacaatggctttcgaattcggcagacgcaaatccgatggactattccatctggtccattttggagagcaaggtgaggtcTTTAGTCCTCCAGTATGCGCTGAAaaattcgtgcagcatgcaactcatttatgaccgtttgaaggctatagtcaaggcaaaagatggtcatatggcggtcatatcgagctaaagtgaatgtagaattgtaatcatttttgagcaattttgtctttgaaattagtaaaaactaatttcacacaaaaagttatggtgttttgaataagtaacacttcatatcgttcaccctgtacatataaaaatttgaagctCGAAGCATACGACGATAGTGTGAATTGAACAGTTTCAAAGCGAATTGACTACAGAAGGTGGCGTTTTCCGAAAACAGTTACtctatttttcgcgattttgacaggCAGATGTCAGGCTCTACTACAAGataaacgaacaaaacaaacaaaaggaagagaacTTGCATGCTTGAGCAAGTTCGGTGAATGGcgtggtaatattgtgatttgtgagatttaagctaagcaaactaatgaaaacgaggtACCACGTTTGTCACGGATTATAAAGCGTTCTTATTCGAAAGACGTGGCAagcaagtgtgtgtgtataatttcttgtgtttggtagtttctattgtttttgcctactcctcctcttcacaaagAAGTAATTACTCTCCCTTTTGTGTGTTTATTCATAGAACCTGACGATACAGCGAATTCGGAAAGCGTAActttgtattctatcatccttggaaCAGCTTCTCGTAACTGAATTTTGTGCTGGCATCCGAATAttcacggcgaaagaaaaaacaaaatcagctgGTGTACTGAAAATAGATTCGCCTTACTgattattaaattcaattcaagGCGCAATTGTCAAAgctggtggcactagaccaacaacaaagttttgtatgtttgtttgtcACGGTAAAGTattggtgttggtaaatcagctgatttgtgttttttttttcgccatgtagctgtcagcacagaattaAAAAggagaattaattttttgttttctacttcgccAATACCTTGCTGTGACAATCAAAAGTACTAAACAATGTTGTTGGTCTCGTGCCATCACttttaataaatgcgccttgtACGAAACGAAGTgtgtaatttgaaaattgaaggTTTTGAAGTGAGCTTAAATTCAAAGGAATCTTTTGTTTCCTATTTTGCCTTCGCAAATAAATCACTGTGCTATAACTATAACGTGACGTGCTAATACTATAACGTGACATTCTAATGTACAGAATATTGTTGTTGGCCTAGTGCCACCTCCTTTAATCCCTAAAGTaacaaaatctataaacaaaGATTGACAGCtgagagtaattaaaaaaaaaacaaaaaacggttACGTGTtagaaactaaataaattgaaaaaaaatcaagtcaCCTACTCCACTATTAGTACTCGTTCAATATGTCTTGATTTGAACCCGAAAGCTTTGGAAATTGAGTCATACAAAAATATCGAagcgaaaatttagaaaataaaaatttcttaaaattttaattatacggGTGgccgatattaaaaaaaaaataacccatTGCAGTCTATAATCACCAGCGCCAGAaagtaaaacaataataaaactattaaaacaattaaaattactaaataaataatttacaaaacagCTTAAAGACTAAAACCACAAATAGTCAACGAAATATATAAATCTCTAAAAATTAAATCGCACAAATGGCAGAGGATATTGCACCAGTTGACAGAGAAGCATCAAAAGTCGGCGGCTTGACGGAAGCACCAGAAGATTTTAATGACGATGTACCCTTCTCGCACCGAGAGCTTGAATTATTGTACGAACAGATCTGTAAAGACgagaagaaaaaagaagattggcGTGACCATAGTAGACATCCTAGCTATACGAAGTTTTCGGTGCCCTAGTAAGtggaatattattaaaaaatttaagcaagaAAATCCTAGGGTTATGATCTACTAATTCTGCTTCCAGCCATTTGCAATGTCGCGATCGCTATCATAAAAGCAAAAAGAATTACGAGCAGCGATTTCAATATGAAATCAGTCAAATAATGAATAACTTTAATACGGCCTACGAGGCGGCACGTTTCAATCGGTATGCCGCCCCTACTGGAATacattattcaattttatacacacaaaaatattttaatttttgctagtCATTTGTGCATTACCACGTTATGGCCGCCACTTCACAATCGCTGTGAGTTAACGCACACCCAAAGGTATTATTTCAGACTATTGCCCGCTCAGCGTCGACGTTTAAATCAAATCATGAATACTAATTTTCTATGATATGGAAATCGACAACTTTCTTGCAATATTAAACAAAACCAAATCGCAAATGAAAACGagcaaacaatatttaatttctttaagatTTTAGttggattttcaatttttggctTTCATTAGTTAGTTCCTTGGTAATGAAAGCAACAAATATACTTTGTAAGTGATGCTTTTTTTGAACACCATATCCTTTACCACACACCTCTGTTTTGAGGACGATAGAGCCAGACGATGTCATCAACCGATGAGGCGACCCATGAAGTGTTTGGAAGAAAGATTTTGTGAAAGAATAAAGATCCAAAGGCCTCGTTGGTTAGGTTTtatcgtccaaatggatacaattGCTGTTGCTCCCAAAAGGATTTGATGTGGTACCTGCTAGTGGTAACAGAAGAAGGCCCCCTTTGCTTTGGAAAGATTGGAAGGGAAGCGCTTAGTGCCGGTTAGTACGAGTaataaacgactggcgcgctttattgaACTCGGTGAAAATCCTTTAGGGAGTTATGTCgtgtcaattaagaagaaaaataaaactggCGCAATATCATATGAAGCGTTGAACAGTTCCCTCACCGCCATCCgaggaaaaaaagcaaaattaggAACTATGCATTGGAAGAAACTAGGTTCTGTCCTATGCTCCAATTAAGAGCGGTCCATCTTTTAAGTGTACTTTTAAGGTGCTCCAAGGAATAAATAATCCAAATGCCAGCAGCGGCAGGTTTTGTTCTAGAAAAACCTGAAACTTTTAGCCAATGCTACGTATCTTTAAGGGGGAAAATCGGTTTAGGAGgaaaaaattttggtgtttttcgagaatttttcgaacaaagaaggaataatcagaaattgtttaagtttagaggacattttatttatatttttaggtacacttttaaatatttttgaagctatttccgcgggagatagtggcattagagcgtgctgtccatggacgaGTGTCTTCCTGGTGGGagttcctgaagttgcaatttttccctgaaatcaacagcaattttttttttattaacaacatatttcctaagaatatgaaaataattgtgCATTGCATGcatttgaggcgcttgaacacaaagtattttttttatatcatattttttcatctattttgcttaaaaaaccatattttaaataataatatagtcccaggttcatatagattagaattgaataaagaaaaaatcccgaaaaattttagaacgattggtcgataactttttaagcCAGAATGTCcaccagttaaaaaaaagtagtttcgagaaaaacgtcgttctaactaacgcgcgctacggtgcggaaccgacgggcagtcacttaagtgctcatagaatcgggaataatgcgaatttcgctttaaaatttttaccacatattcttgagtagttatactaacgatttatgcaaccaaaaaaaaatcgattttgtgataaatctaaaccggtttccccccttaaatttTTCAGATCTTGGTCTACTTAGCAGATCTGTTTTCTGCGTTCTATAGTTGCTAAGCCAAAGATCTCTCCTACTTTACACATTTTAATCTCCCATCACCTCGTTCTAAGTATTTGGTTGAGTAAAGTGCAGGTGAATTCTTCTCTAAAGTACTTTGAGAGGATATTCGATTGGCAGTACTAGAGATTCATCCGGATTAACTCCAACTTACGTTCAGAAGTCCATATGACCATCACCTGAGACACCGCGTAATtccgtttttaaattttcaactaGCCTGGCAAGTTTTACGAGAGATAATGCTGTCTTTTCTCACATTAGAGCCAATTGAAGTGGATCAGAGGTTGCGTACAACAGTATGAAAGTGCAGCGAAATTTTGATACCTTGGCTGCACGGTCTCCCTCGAAGGTAGCCTTCATGTCAAATCTGTCCTGCTATAAAAGGAACGTTGGCATTTACAAGACGCCTGCAAGCGTTTGTGAACCGCTGCCTGCGCCGTATTATGTGAATTTCTTGGCCCTGAACAATATATGGCtctgttcaaaaaaattcggaaaacgAAGTGGCAGTGGATAAGACAGAATGGTTcagaaacaaaaatcaattcaaCACTAGAGTCCATCTTAGAGCAATCTGCGCAGAGAGTGTTGACTTCTTTATCAGCCCTACTTCAATATTTTCTGTATAGGAGACATATCTGAAAGTCTATACTGAAATATAGGTTCTACTGCATATTATGATACATAGGTAGGTagttaggtgaaatggttgaagtaccagtcgggtactccccaagtagcgctaaagtgccgttttgata
Coding sequences within:
- the LOC129252862 gene encoding uncharacterized protein LOC129252862; the encoded protein is MAEDIAPVDREASKVGGLTEAPEDFNDDVPFSHRELELLYEQICKDEKKKEDWRDHSRHPSYTKFSVPYHLQCRDRYHKSKKNYEQRFQYEISQIMNNFNTAYEAARFNRHLCITTLWPPLHNRCELTHTQRYYFRLLPAQRRRLNQIMNTNFL